In the Mesorhizobium sp. M1D.F.Ca.ET.043.01.1.1 genome, CCTGAAGTCGGCGCAGGACGCCGGCATCAAGATCGTCGACCTCGACAACAATCTCGACCAGGCCGTGCTCGACAAGGAGGGCGTCAAGGTGACCTTCCATATCGGCTCCGACAATGTCGCGGCCGGCGCGCAAGGGGCCGAATATCTCGTTTCCAAGCTCGGCAAGGACGCCAAGGGCCCGGTGTTGGTCATCGAGGGCCTGTCCGGCAACATCACCGGCCAGAAGCGCGCCAAGGGCTTTGCCGACAAGCTCAAGGAACTGGCGCCGGGGCTGGAGATCGTGGCTTCGCTGCCCGGCGACTGGGATCGCGGCAAGGCGGCCTCGATCGCTACCGACACGCTGACCGCGCATCCCGATCTCGTCGCCATCTTTTGCGCCAATGACACTATGGCGCTGGGCGCCGTGGAATCGGTCTATGCGGCGGGCAAAGGCCAGCAGGTGACGATGATCGGCGTCGACGGCAATGTCGATGCGGTGAAGTCGATCAAGGAAGGCCGCCTCAACGCTTCCGTCGCGCAGCTTCCTTATCTCGTCGGCAAGCAGGCGGTGGAGAACGTCAAGAAGGCGCTCGCCGGCGAGAAGGTCGAGGAAAGCATCGCCGTGCCGACCCTGGTGCTGACCAAGGAAATGCTCGACGCCGGCAAGGAACCGATGCTGCAATATGTGAAGTGAGGAAGGAGGGGAGCAAGGGAGTAGGGGAGTAGGGGAGTAGGGGAGTAGGTGGGCGACGGGTTTGCACTTCTCCGATCTGGCCCCTGCCACCTTGCTTTCCGCCTACTTCCCTACTGACTTACTCCCCTACTCCCCTACTCCCCTACTCCCCTACTCCCCTACCCAAAGGGTGAAAAACATGGCTTCCGAAACGGCGCAGCCCGGGTTTTGGGCTCGGGTGCAGCGCGCATCCGTCGAGAGACTCCACATCAGGCTGGAGTCGCTGCTGGTGCTTGTGCTGCTGAGCGCGGCGATGGCGCTGCTGTCGCCCTTCTTTCTGTCGCTCAGCAATTTCCTCAACATCCTGTTGGCGACATCGACGATCGGCGTGCTGGCGATCGCCGCCACCTTCGTCATCGGCTCGGGCGGGCTCGATCTGTCGCTCGGTTCGGTCATGGGCCTATCCGGCGTGGCGGGCGCGTTCGTTGCCGTCAATCTCGGCTGGCCGTCGGTGTTCGCGGTGCTGGCCTGCATTCTGGCTGGAAGTATCGCCGGTTACATCAACGGGCAGCTCGTCACCCGCGCCTTCGTGCCGGCCTTCATCGTCACGCTCGGCATGCTTGGCCTGGCGCGCGGGCTGGCGCTCGTCATCTCGCAGGGCAGGGCGATCTACGGCCTGCCGGCCGAGATCGTCTATATCGGGCAGGGCAGGCCGCTCGGCATTCCGATGCCGGTCGTCATCTTGGTGCTCACCGCGATCATCGCGCATGCGGTGCTCGCCTATACGCGCTTCGGCCGCCACACGCTGGCGTTGGGGGATAGTGAGAGTGCTGCCCGCGCGGCCGGCATCCGCGTCGAGCATCACCGCCGCATCATCTACACGCTCTCCGGCGCACTGGCCGGCCTCGCCGGCCTGCTCTTCACCGCCCGCGTCAACGCCGGCGACCCGACGGCCGGCATCAACTACGAGCTTACCGCGATCACGGCGGCGATCATCGGCGGCACCAATCTGTTCGGCGGTCGCGCCTCGATCCTCGGCACGATGATCGGCGCGCTGATCATGGGCGTCCTGCAGAACGGGCTGACGCTGCTTGCCGTGCAGTCCTACTACCAGCAGATGGCGATCGGCGCGGTGCTGATCCTCGCGGTCTTCATCGATCAGTACCAGGTGCGGAAGGAGTCGCGCGTATGACGCTCCTTTCGCTCCACGGCATCCGCAAGAGTTTTGGCGCGGTCGATGTGCTGCATGGCGTCGACCTGTCGGTCGCGGCCGGCGAGGTGGTCGGGCTGGTCGGCGACAATGGCGCCGGCAAGTCGACGCTGATGAAGACCATCACCGGCATCTACCGCGCCGACACCGGCTCGATCGAGTTCGACGGCAACGACATCCTTGCTCTCGACCCCGGCCAGCGCCGGAGGCTCGGCATCGAGATGATCTACCAGGATCTTTCGCTGGCCAAGCAGCAGGACGTGGCCTCCAACATCTTCCTCGGCCGCGAGCCGACGAAAAGGCTGTTCGGCCTGTTCCCGGGTTTCGTCGACAAAGCCGAGATGGACCGCCAGGCGGCGCGGATGGTCGAGCGGCTCGGCGCGCATCTGCCGTCGATCAACCGGTCCGTCGGCTCGTTCTCCGGCGGCCAGCAGCAGACGGTGGCGATTGCGCGCGCGCTCACCTTCAACCCGAAGCTCGTCATCATGGACGAGCCGACGGCGGCGCTCGCCGTGCGCGAGGTGCAAAGCGTGCTTGACCTGATCCGGCGGCTGAAGTCGGAAGGCATCGCGGTCATTTTGATCTCGCACCGGCTGAACGACGTGCTGTCGGTCACCGACCGCATCGTCGTGCTGCGCCACGGCAGGGCGGATGCCGATCTCGTCACCGCCAGGACCAACATGAACGAAGTCGTCAGCCGCATCGTCGGCGGCGGTGATACGGCCGCAGCGGCGGCGCACGAGCAACGAGGCTGACATGAACACCTTTGGACTGCACACTTTCGCCATCGCCCCGGTCTGGGACCTCGCCCGCATCGAGCCGCAGATGGACCGGCTGAAGGAGCTCGGCATCGGCCTGATGGAAATCCCGCTGCTCAGACCCGAGGAGCTCGACACCAAGCGTACGCGCGGTTTCGCCACCCACTATGGCGTTGAACTCATCCCCTCGCTCGGCTTGCCGCGCGCGCTCGATGTCGTCGAACGGCCCGATGAAGCGCTCGACTTCCTGCAGCCGGCCTTCAAGGTGTGCAATGAGGTGGGAAGCGAGGCGCTCGGCGGCGTCACCTACGGAACGATCGGTAAGACCACAGGCAGGGCGCCGACGCAGAGGGAGATCGACGGCATCTGCCGCTTCCTCGAACGCGCCGCGAAATCCGCCAAGTCGCGCAGCCTGAAGCTCGGCATCGAGCCTTGCAATCGCTACGAGACGCATCTCATCAACCGCGGCATCGACGCGGCGCGGATCATCGAGCGCATCGGCGCCGACAACATCTTCATCCATCTCGACACCTACCATATGCATATCGAGGAAGAGAGCTTTGCCGCAGGCTTCGAGGCGGCGGCGCCCTTCCTCGGCTATGTGCATGTTTCGGAGGCCAATCGCGGCGTGCCTGGGCGCGGCATGCTCAACTGGGCAGCCTGCATGAAGGCGATCGCCGACATCGGCTATGAGGGCGCGATCACGCTCGAAAGCATGAACCATGTCGATGTCGACATTGCCGGCGGGCTCGCCGTGTGGCGCCCGGTGGCGGAAGATCCGCGCGACGTCATCGAAGTCGGCCTGCCGTTCCTGCGCGAGGAGGCGAAGAAGGCAGGGCTCACTCTGGGATAGCGGGAGCCTTACTTTCGGGCGCGACTTGCCAGCCAGCGGCGGCGCGCCTCCTGCTGTTCGCCAAGCTCGGCCTCGTCCCAGTAGCCGATGAGCACGCCCGAGCCGACGATCGGGTCGAAATGGCCGATCTTGTCGTCGATCTCGGTCAGCCATTCGTCGGGGACAGTGATGCGGTTGTTGGGTAGCGCCAGCCAGCGCATCAGCATTTTCCGCAGCCGCTCGATGTCGGCGGCCGCGGACGGTTCGCGGCCGAGATCGCGCAATTCGCCGGGATCGTTCCGAAGGTCGAAGAGCATCGGAACGACACCTTCGCCATGCATGAGTTTGAAGCGGCCGTCGGTGATCATGTAGAGCTTGCAGTCCGAAACCGGCATGGCGAGCTTCAGCCGCGCCGCGTCGCCGCTGTAGTCGTATTCGCTGACGGCATAGTTGCGCAGACTTGTCTGTTCGCCGGCAGTGAGCGGCAGCAGCGAGCGGCCTTCGAGGATATGCGGCCTGGCCCTGCCGCCGAAATAGTCGAGGAAGGTCGGCGCGAGGTCGATCATCTCGACCAGTGCGTCGGATGTCGTTCCGCGCGTCGCATCGGCCTCCGGGCGCGGATCGTAGACGATCATCGGCACCTTCGCCGCGACGTCGTGGAACAGGTACTTTTCGCCGAGCCAATGGTCGCCGAGATAGTCGCCATGGTCCGAGGTGAAGACGATCAACGTGTTCTCGAACAGGCCGCGCTTCTCCATGAAGTCGAACAGGTGGCCGAGCTGGTCGTCGATCTGCTTGATCAGGCCCATGTAGCAGGGGATGACCGTCTCGCGGACCTCGTCGCGCGAGAAGTTCTTCGAATAGCGCTCCTGCTGGAAGGCCTCGAAGATCGGATTTGGCGAGGCGCGCTCGGCTTCGCTGCGGATCGGCGGCTTGATGTCCGCCTTGCCGTACATGTCGTGGTAAGGCGCGGGCGCGATATAGGGCCAGTGCGGCTTGATATAGGAAAGATGCGCGCACCAGGCCTCGCCCTTGGCTTCCGCCTCCTCGATGAAGCGCATGGCGCGGCGCGTCATGTACGGCGTTTCGGAATGCTCCTCCGGGATGCGCGCCGGCTTGTCGGCATGGACGAGCAGCCAGCCGTTGAAGTTCTCGCCATTGTCGCCTTCACCGGAATTCGCCCAATGCTCCCACGGATTTTCGGCGTCGAAGCCATGCTCGCGCAGATAGGTGTCGTAGGCCGGATCGGGGTCATAGCTGGTCGAGGGATGCAGGCCGTCATCGCGCTCGAACGGCTCGAAGCCGCATTCGGCGATACGCACGCCGATGATGGAATCCCTGCCGATGCCGAGGCGTTCCATGCCTTCCTCGTCGGCTCGCATATGCGTCTTGCCGATGAGCGCGCAGCGCACGCCGACTTCGCGCAGGTGATCGCCAAGCGTCGGCTCGCCGACCCTCAGCGGCACGCCGTTATGCGTCGAGCCGTGCGAGCGCACATAGCGGCCGGTATAGGCGCTCATGCGCGACGGGCCGCAGACCGTCGACTGCACATAGGCGT is a window encoding:
- a CDS encoding substrate-binding domain-containing protein; the protein is MVAFVPKINRFTMALGIAMAISAIGAAKAEDGEYGVLMKTLANPFWGAMAQGVADGAKEAGVKYFQQAAESDQAAEPQLNLCNTMLERKPVAMITAAINSTNLLPCLKSAQDAGIKIVDLDNNLDQAVLDKEGVKVTFHIGSDNVAAGAQGAEYLVSKLGKDAKGPVLVIEGLSGNITGQKRAKGFADKLKELAPGLEIVASLPGDWDRGKAASIATDTLTAHPDLVAIFCANDTMALGAVESVYAAGKGQQVTMIGVDGNVDAVKSIKEGRLNASVAQLPYLVGKQAVENVKKALAGEKVEESIAVPTLVLTKEMLDAGKEPMLQYVK
- a CDS encoding ABC transporter permease → MASETAQPGFWARVQRASVERLHIRLESLLVLVLLSAAMALLSPFFLSLSNFLNILLATSTIGVLAIAATFVIGSGGLDLSLGSVMGLSGVAGAFVAVNLGWPSVFAVLACILAGSIAGYINGQLVTRAFVPAFIVTLGMLGLARGLALVISQGRAIYGLPAEIVYIGQGRPLGIPMPVVILVLTAIIAHAVLAYTRFGRHTLALGDSESAARAAGIRVEHHRRIIYTLSGALAGLAGLLFTARVNAGDPTAGINYELTAITAAIIGGTNLFGGRASILGTMIGALIMGVLQNGLTLLAVQSYYQQMAIGAVLILAVFIDQYQVRKESRV
- a CDS encoding ATP-binding cassette domain-containing protein translates to MTLLSLHGIRKSFGAVDVLHGVDLSVAAGEVVGLVGDNGAGKSTLMKTITGIYRADTGSIEFDGNDILALDPGQRRRLGIEMIYQDLSLAKQQDVASNIFLGREPTKRLFGLFPGFVDKAEMDRQAARMVERLGAHLPSINRSVGSFSGGQQQTVAIARALTFNPKLVIMDEPTAALAVREVQSVLDLIRRLKSEGIAVILISHRLNDVLSVTDRIVVLRHGRADADLVTARTNMNEVVSRIVGGGDTAAAAAHEQRG
- a CDS encoding sugar phosphate isomerase/epimerase family protein, encoding MNTFGLHTFAIAPVWDLARIEPQMDRLKELGIGLMEIPLLRPEELDTKRTRGFATHYGVELIPSLGLPRALDVVERPDEALDFLQPAFKVCNEVGSEALGGVTYGTIGKTTGRAPTQREIDGICRFLERAAKSAKSRSLKLGIEPCNRYETHLINRGIDAARIIERIGADNIFIHLDTYHMHIEEESFAAGFEAAAPFLGYVHVSEANRGVPGRGMLNWAACMKAIADIGYEGAITLESMNHVDVDIAGGLAVWRPVAEDPRDVIEVGLPFLREEAKKAGLTLG
- a CDS encoding sulfatase-like hydrolase/transferase, with the translated sequence MTSKRNVLFIMCDQLRFDYLGCAGHKSLRTPNIDRLAGRAVRFTNAYVQSTVCGPSRMSAYTGRYVRSHGSTHNGVPLRVGEPTLGDHLREVGVRCALIGKTHMRADEEGMERLGIGRDSIIGVRIAECGFEPFERDDGLHPSTSYDPDPAYDTYLREHGFDAENPWEHWANSGEGDNGENFNGWLLVHADKPARIPEEHSETPYMTRRAMRFIEEAEAKGEAWCAHLSYIKPHWPYIAPAPYHDMYGKADIKPPIRSEAERASPNPIFEAFQQERYSKNFSRDEVRETVIPCYMGLIKQIDDQLGHLFDFMEKRGLFENTLIVFTSDHGDYLGDHWLGEKYLFHDVAAKVPMIVYDPRPEADATRGTTSDALVEMIDLAPTFLDYFGGRARPHILEGRSLLPLTAGEQTSLRNYAVSEYDYSGDAARLKLAMPVSDCKLYMITDGRFKLMHGEGVVPMLFDLRNDPGELRDLGREPSAAADIERLRKMLMRWLALPNNRITVPDEWLTEIDDKIGHFDPIVGSGVLIGYWDEAELGEQQEARRRWLASRARK